CGGGTCGCAGAGGAAGAGCATGTCGTCTTTTTGTACTTGGGAAAAAAATTATTTGTGGGGTCTTCTCAGTAGGTAAGAATAGATGGAGAAAAATAGATGATCAACAAGTTTCACCCAATATTGTACTTAGCAACAAATCTGTGTATGTGAATGGTTCTATATGTTGGACTCGTTACCAAGCACGCCCAAGTAAGAGTGAAGTCATTATGTTTGATGTTGGAAGTGAGTCATTCAGGGTAATCAATACCCCTGACTGCATCCCTTCATACTTTTGGCGTTCTTATAAACATGAAAAACTAGTCGATACATTGGTAGATATCGATGGGAATTTAACTATTTTAGTTCGACAAGGAGATGACTTGCTGGCTTGTGGATGTATAAGGATAATGGTGGTAATGCAGGTGATAGTTGGATTAAAGAAACTATCCAAATACCTTGTGGATGGGATGAATTACACGATTTAGATTTTAAATCCATTGCAGGCACGGACGTGGTAGTCATTAAATTTATGCAGAAACAGCGTGAACATCTTCAATTTTATGATGAGAAAGAGAAGAAATACTACACAAATCGGTTCGAGTCTTTGTTGGGTCTTACTGATTCTTATGTTGCAAGATACCGAAGTACACCTTTCTGCGCGACTTTACTGCCTGTTCAGACCCTTCAGCATGGTGAAGAACTCAACTGAAATTTCTGATATATACATTCCCCTGCGGTATCAATTAGGTACGAATGGTTTCTTACTAAAGCAAACACTGCATAATCATTTGATAAATAGTCATTTCCTTAAGTGTTAGaatctttttcaaaaaaatattttcctaTGAATTGAGAATTAAATGGCGTGTTTTCTATGACGTTCAGGTAAAAATCTCTTCATTGTTTCTCTCAATGTCTTGAATAATAAGAATCTAAACTGTCTCCAGTATACAACTGCAACTAcctttttatctttatatttctgctagtaaaattttaagaaatttgtttGTGGTGGGTAGTTTTTTTCTGTAGTTTATCACTGCAATGTTCTAAAGCTATTTGCGTTTCTATGAACTACAGGAAACACCACTAACTCGGAGATAAAGCTTTCTTAGGGGTTGAAAAGAAAGCATTTACTGGGAGAAATGATAGCAGTCCAAGTACTTTAAGATTTGCCTCATTCAGAGAGAGTGCACATAAGCACTTAGAATGTcgacagatttctattttctatgTTTTATTTAATAAACAGAATATACTTGGTCCTAAAATGAACTCTTTGTAGAACATATTTAAACTCTTTGTTAGGATGGATTGTTTGGTGATGTTACCTCTAGGGATGCAATGTACGAAACGATGCTTTAATATTCGCGCTTGCAGCACAAATGTTTATGATTGAAGTATATACAAACAATGATTTTCAGGGCATAACCTCAGAATTGTGGTTCTAGGATTGCAAAGCCTTCAAGAATTAAACCTAAATCTGTGTCCAATAGGAagtggaaaaagaagaagaaatgaaatatTATCTGTTGCTTGATTTTTTCAAATACAAATGAGTGGTATACATTGTTCATTATACAATTCTGTTCAAAACAGTAAATACACGATTTAACAATCTGGCATGCACATATGCAACTAGATGTATTGGGTAGAGTACTTACCTTGAAGGTTGAAAAGAGTGTACCAACTTGGGAGATTGAATGCACACTTACCGCAGCATTTCCTTCGACGTGATCACATCTTTGTCTGTGCTATATAGAGCCGAGTCACCTGAGGTATAAGAGCTTGTTGGTATAGAATAGAGGCTTGTCATCTCTGGTGATGCATTGACGCCACTCATCTTTCGAGCTATGTCTAATTTACTCAAATTTTCCAGCTCCACTGCAACCTCCTTCATTGTAGGTCTGTCCACACCTTTCATGTTAAGACATCTCCTTGCTAATTCTGCAACGGCCATGACGTGCTCCCATTTCCCAGTATTCACTACGTGCGGATCAATAACTCTAAACGCGTCGTTTTTTACCATTTTGTaaataaaatatgaagaaagatTGCGATGTACATCTGGTCTCTCATAAGAAAGGGGCCTTTCTCCAGTTAACAACTCGACAAGAACTACACCGAAACTGTATACATCACTTTTTTCTGTAAGTTGGCTGGACTGGAAGTATTCTGGATCAAGATACCCTAAAGTTCCTTGAACCATTGTATCTATTTGTGTTTGATCCGAAGGATTCAATCTTGATACTCCAAAATCGGATATTTTTGCGGTGTAATTTTCGTTCAATAGTATATTGCAGGATTTGACATCTCTATGTATGATAGGTATAGGAGCTCCCGAGTGTAAATACGCAAGTCCGCCAGCTGCTTCAGCTGCAATCCTCAGACGATTTTTCCAGGAAATGTAGGATGTTGGAGCCATCTCATCTGCCTTGTTATTATGGATATGTTGGGCAAGGGTGCCATTTGACACATATTCATAAACAAGCAAAGGGACCTCAGTTTCCAAACAACAACCCAAGACCTTCACCAAGTTTCGATGGATAACCTGAGTTAAAATAGCAATCTCATTTATGAATTGCTTAATTTGGCTAGCATCTATTACTTTTGACACTTTGATGGCAACACGCTTGTCTGACAAGGTTCCTTTGTAAACTATCCCAAAACCTCCACGACCGAGAATTAGTTTGTCGTCATAATTTTGAGTTGCCAGTTCTAACTCTTCTGCAGTAAATATCTTTGGTCCTTCTATACCACCTTCATTTGATAAAATCTTCTGTTTTAACAATAGACCGCCGTTCATATGAAAGAACTTCCGTTT
This is a stretch of genomic DNA from Papaver somniferum cultivar HN1 chromosome 1, ASM357369v1, whole genome shotgun sequence. It encodes these proteins:
- the LOC113323598 gene encoding wall-associated receptor kinase-like 22; translation: MNGGLLLKQKILSNEGGIEGPKIFTAEELELATQNYDDKLILGRGGFGIVYKGTLSDKRVAIKVSKVIDASQIKQFINEIAILTQVIHRNLVKVLGCCLETEVPLLVYEYVSNGTLAQHIHNNKADEMAPTSYISWKNRLRIAAEAAGGLAYLHSGAPIPIIHRDVKSCNILLNENYTAKISDFGVSRLNPSDQTQIDTMVQGTLGYLDPEYFQSSQLTEKSDVYSFGVVLVELLTGERPLSYERPDVHRNLSSYFIYKMVKNDAFRVIDPHVVNTGKWEHVMAVAELARRCLNMKGVDRPTMKEVAVELENLSKLDIARKMSGVNASPEMTSLYSIPTSSYTSGDSALYSTDKDVITSKEMLR